Proteins encoded by one window of Cyclobacteriaceae bacterium:
- the arfB gene encoding alternative ribosome rescue aminoacyl-tRNA hydrolase ArfB, which yields MKAPEQHLYAHELVFTTSRSSGPGGQNVNKVNTKVTLKWDVQNSTAITDEQRALIREKLKSYFTKEGALILMAQDKRSQLANKEAVLHKLDQLLKKAFVRKKARKATKPSKTAVKKRLESKKQHAEKKQWRKKL from the coding sequence ATGAAGGCTCCTGAACAACACCTGTACGCGCACGAACTGGTATTCACCACTTCCCGCAGCAGCGGCCCGGGCGGACAAAACGTAAACAAGGTAAATACGAAAGTAACCCTGAAGTGGGATGTACAAAATTCAACCGCCATTACCGATGAACAACGCGCGCTCATTCGCGAAAAACTGAAATCGTATTTTACAAAAGAAGGGGCGTTGATTTTAATGGCGCAAGACAAGCGCTCGCAACTGGCAAACAAGGAAGCGGTGTTACACAAACTTGATCAGTTGCTAAAGAAAGCTTTCGTTCGAAAAAAAGCACGGAAAGCCACCAAGCCCTCGAAAACAGCAGTGAAGAAACGACTGGAGTCAAAGAAACAACACGCGGAGAAAAAGCAGTGGCGGAAAAAACTTTAG
- the recA gene encoding recombinase RecA, with protein sequence MSDAKEKLKALQLTLDKLEKTYGKGTVMKLSDERVIDIPAISTGSLGLDIALGIGGIPRGRVTEIYGPESSGKTTLTMHMIAEAQKKGGLAAFIDAEHAFDKSYAEKLGIDTENLLISQPDNGEQALEIADHLIRSGAIDIIVIDSVAALVPKGELEGEMGDSKMGLQARLMSQALRKLTGTISKTGCACIFINQLREKIGIMFGNPETTTGGNALKFYASVRLDIRRIGQIKEAADDITGNRVKVKVVKNKVAPPFKVVEFDIMYGRGISKSGEIVDLGVELNVVQKAGSWFSYEGNKLGQGRDAVKQLIEDNPELMEELERKIKEKISGVEGKKVLEEKEK encoded by the coding sequence ATGAGTGACGCAAAAGAAAAATTAAAAGCGCTTCAGCTTACCCTCGATAAACTTGAAAAGACATACGGTAAAGGAACCGTAATGAAACTAAGCGATGAACGGGTTATTGATATACCCGCCATATCAACCGGCTCGCTGGGGCTGGACATTGCCCTTGGCATTGGCGGCATTCCGCGTGGCCGTGTAACAGAAATTTACGGACCGGAATCATCGGGTAAGACAACCCTGACCATGCACATGATTGCCGAAGCACAAAAGAAAGGTGGGCTGGCTGCTTTCATTGATGCGGAACACGCGTTCGATAAAAGTTATGCGGAAAAATTGGGTATTGATACGGAGAACCTGTTGATCTCTCAACCGGATAATGGCGAACAAGCACTTGAAATTGCTGATCACTTAATTCGTTCGGGTGCTATTGATATTATTGTAATTGACTCTGTTGCTGCACTTGTACCGAAAGGCGAACTCGAAGGTGAAATGGGTGACAGCAAAATGGGCTTGCAAGCCCGATTGATGTCGCAGGCGTTGCGTAAACTTACCGGTACCATCAGCAAAACCGGTTGTGCCTGTATCTTCATCAACCAGCTTCGCGAAAAAATCGGAATCATGTTCGGTAACCCGGAAACCACTACCGGTGGTAACGCCCTGAAATTTTATGCTTCTGTGCGATTGGATATTCGCAGAATCGGCCAGATCAAAGAAGCTGCTGATGACATTACCGGTAATCGTGTAAAAGTAAAAGTGGTGAAGAACAAAGTTGCCCCTCCGTTTAAAGTAGTTGAATTCGACATCATGTATGGAAGAGGAATTTCCAAATCCGGTGAAATTGTTGACCTGGGTGTTGAATTGAATGTGGTGCAAAAAGCAGGCTCCTGGTTCTCGTACGAAGGCAACAAACTCGGTCAGGGTCGTGATGCCGTGAAACAACTCATTGAAGACAACCCGGAATTGATGGAAGAACTGGAGAGAAAGATCAAAGAGAAAATCTCCGGTGTGGAAGGCAAGAAAGTGTTGGAGGAGAAAGAAAAGTAA
- the rplM gene encoding 50S ribosomal protein L13 translates to MDHQSYKTTHANKATVEKTWVLVDAKDKVLGRVASQIAHIIKGKHKTSYTPHVDCGDHVVVINAEKVKMTGKKWTDRVIFTHSGYPGGQREHTPANIRNKHPERLVEHAVRGMLPKNRLGRELFRSLHVYAGTEHPHTAQQPKEIKL, encoded by the coding sequence GTGGATCATCAGAGCTATAAAACCACTCACGCCAACAAGGCAACCGTTGAGAAAACGTGGGTTTTGGTGGATGCAAAAGATAAGGTGTTAGGCCGTGTAGCCAGCCAGATTGCACACATCATCAAGGGTAAGCACAAAACCAGCTACACACCACATGTTGATTGTGGCGACCATGTAGTGGTTATCAATGCCGAAAAGGTAAAAATGACGGGTAAGAAATGGACCGACCGTGTGATTTTCACACACTCCGGTTATCCGGGCGGACAGCGTGAGCATACGCCTGCCAATATCCGCAACAAACATCCTGAGCGCCTGGTAGAGCATGCCGTACGCGGTATGTTGCCTAAAAATCGTTTGGGACGCGAGCTTTTCCGCAGCCTGCATGTATATGCCGGTACGGAACATCCGCACACAGCACAGCAACCAAAAGAAATAAAACTATAA
- a CDS encoding RluA family pseudouridine synthase, with protein MKKYSVRDLILWEDNDFIAVNKPPFLSTLEDRSDPVNLLALVRDYCETAQACHRLDKDTSGIIVFAKNPEAYRHMSMQFEHRKVEKIYHAVVDGVHDFKQHLVDAPILAAPDGIVKISKRDGKPAQTYFTTLVAYRQHSLIECRPITGRMHQIRIHLSLLNASITGDEQYGGKPLYLSAIKRGFNLKKNTEEEPLMKRMALHAKSLIFKSMKDEKLTLEAPYPKDFQALIRQLEANK; from the coding sequence GTGAAAAAGTATTCGGTTAGAGATTTAATCCTGTGGGAAGACAACGATTTTATTGCAGTCAATAAACCTCCCTTTCTTTCCACGCTGGAAGACCGGAGCGATCCGGTTAACCTGTTGGCCTTGGTGCGTGATTATTGCGAGACTGCCCAGGCCTGCCACCGGTTGGATAAGGATACTTCGGGTATCATTGTTTTTGCAAAGAATCCTGAAGCGTACCGCCACATGAGCATGCAGTTTGAACACCGGAAGGTGGAAAAAATATACCATGCCGTGGTTGACGGTGTTCATGATTTCAAACAACACCTGGTAGATGCCCCCATTTTGGCAGCACCAGATGGTATTGTAAAAATCAGCAAACGCGATGGGAAGCCAGCCCAAACCTATTTTACTACATTGGTCGCTTATCGGCAGCACTCCTTAATAGAGTGTCGGCCCATAACGGGGCGGATGCACCAAATCCGCATTCATCTGTCGCTTTTAAATGCCTCCATTACCGGGGATGAGCAATATGGCGGAAAGCCACTTTATTTATCCGCTATAAAAAGAGGCTTTAACCTGAAGAAAAACACCGAAGAAGAACCCTTGATGAAACGAATGGCCCTCCATGCAAAGTCGCTGATTTTCAAATCGATGAAGGACGAAAAACTGACCTTGGAAGCCCCGTACCCCAAGGATTTTCAGGCCCTTATCCGCCAGCTGGAAGCCAATAAGTAA
- a CDS encoding response regulator transcription factor, whose translation MGNKPVHKVLVVDDEEPIQELLRYNLEKDGYDVKTAGDGAKAVEIAKKFHPDLVLLDIMMPKMDGVETCRLLREIPELQKTFIVFLTARAEEYSEVAAFDVGADDYITKPIKPRALLSRISALFRREVKKADPSSSISAGDLTIDRTSYTIKVDGREINLPKKEFELLYFLAKNPNKVFSREDLLQNIWGSDVYVLARTVDVHIRKVREKIGEDYITTVKGVGYKFSLN comes from the coding sequence ATGGGAAACAAGCCCGTGCATAAAGTGCTTGTTGTGGATGATGAAGAGCCGATTCAGGAGCTTCTGAGATACAACCTCGAAAAAGATGGATACGATGTTAAAACCGCTGGCGATGGTGCCAAGGCGGTGGAGATCGCCAAGAAATTCCATCCTGATCTGGTATTGCTCGACATCATGATGCCCAAAATGGATGGCGTGGAAACCTGCCGGTTACTGCGCGAAATTCCCGAACTGCAAAAAACCTTTATCGTGTTTCTTACTGCCCGTGCAGAGGAATATTCTGAAGTGGCAGCTTTTGATGTAGGTGCCGATGACTACATCACGAAACCAATTAAACCCCGCGCGTTGCTAAGCCGCATCAGTGCGTTGTTCAGAAGAGAAGTGAAAAAGGCCGATCCGTCAAGCTCCATTTCAGCTGGCGATCTTACCATAGACAGAACCAGTTACACCATCAAAGTGGATGGTCGTGAAATAAACCTCCCTAAAAAGGAATTTGAACTGTTGTATTTCCTGGCTAAAAATCCCAACAAAGTATTCAGTCGCGAAGACCTGTTGCAAAACATCTGGGGATCGGATGTATATGTGCTGGCACGCACGGTAGACGTACACATTCGCAAAGTGCGCGAGAAAATCGGGGAAGATTACATCACTACCGTAAAAGGCGTTGGCTACAAGTTCAGCCTCAATTGA
- a CDS encoding MASE1 domain-containing protein: MKIYLTRSVDFNILLVALLYYLSAEIGFLLSFESIQALPFWPPAGIALAMVILLGRKVWPGIAIGSLVIVVKSYWFGAINSVQVLMAVSALIATTAVLEALAGAFLFKRFVKSVYPFAKAIHAFQFLLIALLISWISTGGTVLALGLSEVLAASDWVNALFALWMRNVVGILLFSPVLLALPGIQFKPTLIKTGEIALFVLCCTGVFFLFQLKALQHVAPFAMAFVAIPFLLWLSFRFKGLVAISGYMIASLVAIYATSQQSGPFYLADLAGDSIILLQVYVVVISVSALVLSAAVHERKQAQEALKKLSENLEAMVQHRTKELEEEIQQRTEAQKKLQVTNEELVKRNTELDNFVYSVSHDLRAPIASILGLINLAKTDRSANLKTIYLDMMEKSARQQDYFIREILDQSRNARLEVKREPVQFKTLIEEAFEQVDYSNLNGKRVEKVINVDQEEPFYCDKWRLKVILNNVISNAIRYKNGKDPVVKVNARIDRDHVKLSVQDNGKGIEKKHLSHLGKMFYRATDEGAGSGLGLYIVKETLEKLQGSMAIESEEGHGTTVKFEIPEVGYQVESLAKTVPAMNA, encoded by the coding sequence ATGAAAATATACCTAACCCGTTCGGTCGACTTCAATATTTTATTGGTCGCCCTGCTGTATTATTTATCTGCCGAAATCGGCTTTTTGCTTTCATTTGAGAGCATTCAGGCGTTGCCCTTTTGGCCACCCGCGGGTATCGCGTTGGCTATGGTCATTCTGTTGGGCAGAAAAGTGTGGCCCGGTATTGCCATTGGTTCCCTGGTTATTGTTGTGAAGAGCTATTGGTTCGGTGCCATAAACTCCGTTCAGGTATTGATGGCCGTATCGGCATTGATAGCCACAACGGCTGTGCTCGAAGCGTTGGCCGGAGCGTTTTTGTTTAAGCGTTTTGTGAAAAGTGTTTATCCATTTGCAAAAGCCATCCATGCTTTTCAGTTTTTATTAATTGCTTTGTTGATTTCGTGGATCAGCACGGGCGGAACAGTTTTGGCGCTTGGATTATCCGAAGTATTAGCTGCCTCAGATTGGGTGAATGCCTTATTTGCCTTGTGGATGCGCAACGTAGTGGGCATACTATTGTTCAGTCCGGTGTTGCTGGCCTTACCGGGCATTCAATTTAAACCCACGTTAATCAAGACGGGGGAGATTGCTTTGTTTGTACTGTGTTGTACGGGTGTATTCTTTTTGTTTCAGCTGAAAGCCTTGCAACATGTAGCTCCTTTTGCCATGGCTTTTGTAGCGATTCCGTTTTTGTTGTGGTTGTCGTTTCGGTTTAAAGGGTTGGTGGCCATTAGCGGGTACATGATTGCTTCGCTGGTGGCTATTTATGCTACCAGTCAACAATCCGGACCGTTTTACCTAGCTGACCTTGCCGGTGATTCGATTATTCTATTGCAGGTTTATGTGGTGGTGATTTCGGTTTCGGCTTTGGTCTTGTCGGCCGCGGTGCACGAACGAAAGCAAGCACAGGAAGCGCTAAAAAAGTTAAGTGAAAACCTGGAAGCGATGGTGCAGCATCGCACCAAGGAACTGGAAGAAGAAATTCAACAACGGACGGAAGCGCAAAAGAAGTTACAGGTTACAAACGAGGAATTGGTGAAGCGAAATACTGAACTGGATAATTTCGTGTATAGCGTTTCGCACGATTTACGTGCACCCATTGCGTCCATCCTGGGGTTAATCAATCTGGCCAAGACAGATCGCAGTGCGAACCTGAAAACCATTTACCTCGACATGATGGAGAAGAGCGCACGCCAGCAGGATTATTTTATCCGGGAAATTTTAGATCAATCACGCAACGCACGCCTGGAAGTGAAGCGTGAACCTGTTCAATTCAAAACCTTGATTGAAGAAGCATTTGAACAGGTAGACTATTCTAATCTCAATGGAAAACGGGTTGAGAAAGTGATCAACGTGGATCAGGAAGAACCTTTCTATTGCGACAAGTGGCGGCTAAAAGTCATCCTGAATAATGTGATCTCAAATGCCATTCGCTATAAAAATGGAAAAGATCCGGTGGTGAAAGTAAATGCACGCATTGATCGTGATCACGTAAAGTTGAGTGTTCAGGATAATGGCAAAGGCATTGAGAAAAAACACCTTTCGCATTTAGGTAAAATGTTCTATCGGGCTACCGATGAAGGTGCCGGCAGCGGACTCGGACTTTATATTGTTAAAGAAACACTGGAAAAACTTCAGGGTTCCATGGCCATCGAATCGGAAGAGGGCCACGGCACTACGGTAAAATTTGAAATTCCTGAGGTTGGCTATCAGGTTGAGAGTTTGGCAAAGACCGTTCCGGCAATGAATGCCTGA
- the rpsI gene encoding 30S ribosomal protein S9: protein MEIFNATGRRKTSVARVYVKPGKGDIQVNARDLKEYFLSEIHQTLVKQPLAALKAENQYDVTINVEGGGIKGQAEAVRLGISRALVAANAENKIVLRKEGFITRDSRMVERKKPGRRKARRRFQFSKR from the coding sequence ATGGAGATTTTCAACGCAACGGGTAGAAGGAAGACTTCTGTAGCCAGGGTTTATGTAAAGCCTGGCAAAGGTGACATACAAGTAAACGCCCGTGATCTCAAGGAATACTTCCTATCTGAGATTCACCAGACACTGGTTAAGCAGCCGTTAGCAGCGCTTAAAGCCGAGAATCAGTATGATGTAACCATTAACGTTGAAGGCGGTGGCATTAAAGGCCAGGCTGAAGCCGTTCGATTGGGCATTTCACGAGCTCTTGTGGCCGCAAATGCTGAAAACAAAATCGTATTGCGTAAGGAAGGGTTTATCACCCGCGACTCGCGTATGGTAGAACGTAAGAAGCCGGGAAGAAGAAAGGCCAGAAGGAGATTCCAGTTCAGCAAACGTTAA
- a CDS encoding CBS domain-containing protein: MNFKPVMKTKEEMEAGQSKYESVTKYMVGAGNLITFNPDQTIQEVIDIIINKGISGAPVLDKDRKLVGIISEKDCLRIIVDQAYHNLPTSDRKVSDYMTVKVKTLSSNSDVVEAANEFLNSPVRRLPILENGVLIGQVSRRDILKAAKNISQTTW, translated from the coding sequence ATGAATTTTAAGCCTGTAATGAAAACCAAAGAAGAAATGGAAGCTGGTCAATCAAAATACGAGTCGGTAACGAAATACATGGTGGGTGCGGGCAACCTGATCACCTTTAACCCCGACCAGACTATTCAGGAAGTAATTGATATCATCATTAATAAAGGAATATCCGGTGCGCCTGTGTTGGATAAGGATAGAAAATTGGTGGGCATCATTTCTGAAAAAGATTGCCTGCGCATCATTGTCGATCAGGCATATCATAATTTACCAACTTCCGATCGCAAGGTATCGGATTACATGACGGTGAAAGTAAAAACACTTTCTTCCAACAGCGATGTGGTGGAAGCTGCCAATGAATTTTTAAACAGTCCGGTAAGGCGATTGCCCATTTTAGAGAATGGTGTGTTGATTGGCCAGGTAAGCCGCAGGGATATTTTGAAAGCAGCTAAGAATATTAGTCAGACGACCTGGTAG
- the rpsB gene encoding 30S ribosomal protein S2: MGKKLTYQDLLEAGVHFGHLTRKWNPKMAEYIFMENNGIHIIDLHKSLASLEEAAFAMKNIVRSGRKIMFVATKKQAKDIVTEEAKRLNMPYVTERWLGGMLTNFATIRKSLKKLSQIDKLMKDEAYLNLQKKERLTLTREKAKLEKQLGGIVDLNRLPAALFVIDVKREHIAVAEAQKLNIPVFAMVDTNSDPTTVDFPIPANDDAFKSISLITGYIGSVIEEALQERKKEKEEASLKKEEDEKRKVDTAVEEAK, encoded by the coding sequence ATGGGAAAGAAATTAACTTATCAGGATTTATTGGAAGCCGGTGTTCATTTCGGACACTTAACCCGTAAATGGAACCCGAAGATGGCTGAGTACATCTTCATGGAAAACAACGGCATCCACATCATCGACCTGCACAAATCATTGGCAAGCCTGGAAGAGGCAGCATTTGCCATGAAGAACATTGTACGTTCTGGTCGTAAGATCATGTTCGTTGCCACCAAGAAGCAGGCAAAAGATATCGTAACCGAAGAAGCAAAGCGCCTGAACATGCCGTACGTAACGGAACGTTGGTTGGGTGGTATGCTTACCAACTTTGCTACCATACGCAAGTCGTTAAAGAAGCTTTCGCAGATCGACAAGCTGATGAAGGATGAGGCTTACCTGAACCTGCAAAAGAAGGAGCGCTTAACATTAACCCGTGAGAAGGCGAAACTGGAAAAGCAGTTGGGTGGTATTGTTGATCTGAACAGATTGCCTGCAGCCCTTTTTGTGATCGATGTAAAGCGCGAGCACATTGCCGTTGCAGAAGCACAAAAGCTGAACATCCCGGTATTTGCCATGGTAGATACCAATTCGGATCCTACTACGGTAGATTTCCCGATTCCTGCCAATGACGATGCATTCAAATCGATTTCATTGATTACAGGATACATCGGCAGCGTAATTGAGGAGGCACTGCAGGAGCGCAAAAAGGAGAAGGAAGAAGCTTCCTTGAAGAAGGAAGAGGACGAAAAGCGTAAAGTAGACACGGCCGTTGAAGAAGCCAAGTAA
- the tsf gene encoding translation elongation factor Ts, with protein sequence MSISAQDVNKLRQMTGAGMMDCKKALTEANGDFEKAIEILRKKGQKVSASRSDREAKEGSVFVKVSDDKKEAVLIALNCETDFVAKNEEFQSLGKMIADVAFANKPADKDALLSQKAGDLTLNDKIVELVGKIGEKIEVSEFVHMKGEAVVPYIHAGAKLGVLVSLKGVNGKDVTDAGKDVGMQIAAMNPVAVDETSVDKTVIEKELEIAKAQILAEGKPENMVEKIAQGKLNKFFKDNTLLPQAFVKDNSKTVAQYLDSVSKGLTVAEFKRVSIG encoded by the coding sequence ATGTCAATTTCAGCACAAGATGTAAACAAACTCAGGCAAATGACCGGAGCCGGTATGATGGATTGTAAGAAAGCCCTTACCGAAGCCAACGGTGATTTTGAAAAGGCCATTGAAATATTAAGAAAGAAAGGTCAGAAAGTTTCTGCTTCCCGTTCCGACAGAGAAGCGAAGGAAGGTTCTGTATTTGTAAAGGTGAGTGACGACAAGAAAGAAGCGGTGTTGATCGCCCTGAATTGCGAAACAGACTTCGTAGCGAAAAACGAAGAGTTCCAGTCGTTGGGTAAAATGATTGCGGATGTTGCGTTCGCCAACAAGCCAGCCGACAAAGATGCGTTGTTGTCGCAGAAAGCCGGTGACCTTACGTTGAACGATAAAATTGTAGAACTCGTAGGTAAGATCGGAGAGAAGATTGAAGTGAGCGAGTTTGTGCACATGAAAGGTGAAGCCGTTGTGCCATACATTCACGCAGGTGCCAAACTTGGGGTGTTGGTATCGTTGAAAGGCGTTAACGGTAAAGACGTAACCGATGCAGGCAAAGATGTAGGTATGCAGATTGCTGCCATGAATCCGGTTGCCGTTGATGAAACTTCAGTGGATAAAACTGTGATTGAAAAGGAGCTTGAAATCGCCAAAGCGCAAATCTTAGCTGAGGGCAAACCTGAAAACATGGTAGAGAAAATTGCGCAAGGTAAGTTGAACAAGTTCTTCAAGGACAACACCCTGTTGCCACAGGCATTTGTGAAAGACAACAGCAAAACCGTAGCGCAATACCTGGATAGCGTATCGAAAGGATTGACTGTAGCGGAATTTAAGCGCGTGTCAATCGGATAA
- a CDS encoding ATP-binding protein, giving the protein MVYNSRVLALLLAICIALITTLFLTLFKEASTTLLLVAFGISFSVSYLLVFVVLDFLIFREINKIYRLMEKLRKKELNKLDKQRSGTLNPLEKINEEIFSFAELKQKEIDELKKLEAFRKEFIADVSHELKTPIFAAQGFVHTLLDGAMDDKAVRTRFLKKAAKSLDGLDALVQDLLTLSHIETGQIKMHFETIDMHKLTQEVFEQFESKADKRDITFRLEGNPGKVMVYADWQRIFQVMTNLVSNAVKHSFEGSEVVVSFDVTKKYVTTHVRDFGEGIPPEHINRIFERFYRVDKSRSREKGGTGLGLAIVKHILENHHTKAEVQSTPGKGSDFSFKLPRVKPQEGHA; this is encoded by the coding sequence ATGGTTTATAACTCGAGGGTATTGGCCTTGTTACTGGCAATTTGCATTGCCTTAATTACCACCCTCTTTCTTACGTTGTTCAAGGAAGCTTCAACCACGTTGTTGCTGGTAGCGTTTGGTATCAGCTTTTCGGTTTCATACCTGCTTGTCTTTGTTGTTCTTGATTTTCTCATCTTTCGTGAGATCAACAAAATTTACCGGCTGATGGAGAAGTTGCGTAAGAAGGAGTTGAACAAATTGGATAAGCAACGATCCGGAACCCTAAACCCTCTCGAAAAAATTAACGAAGAAATTTTCTCCTTCGCTGAACTCAAGCAAAAAGAAATTGACGAGTTGAAAAAACTCGAAGCTTTTCGAAAAGAATTCATTGCCGATGTTTCACACGAATTAAAGACACCCATATTTGCCGCACAGGGTTTTGTGCATACGTTGCTTGATGGCGCCATGGACGACAAGGCCGTGCGCACACGATTTTTAAAGAAAGCTGCCAAAAGCCTGGATGGCCTTGATGCCCTCGTGCAGGATTTGCTCACGTTATCGCACATTGAAACCGGCCAGATCAAAATGCATTTCGAAACCATCGATATGCATAAACTTACACAGGAAGTATTTGAACAATTTGAAAGCAAAGCCGATAAACGCGACATCACGTTTCGCCTGGAGGGCAATCCCGGTAAGGTAATGGTGTATGCCGACTGGCAGCGGATTTTCCAGGTGATGACCAACCTGGTATCCAACGCAGTGAAGCACTCATTCGAAGGCAGTGAAGTGGTAGTCAGCTTTGACGTGACAAAGAAATATGTGACTACCCATGTGCGCGATTTTGGGGAGGGCATTCCTCCTGAACATATCAACCGTATATTTGAGCGCTTTTACCGCGTGGATAAAAGCCGAAGCCGCGAAAAAGGGGGTACAGGATTAGGGCTGGCGATCGTCAAGCATATTCTCGAAAACCACCACACGAAGGCAGAGGTACAAAGCACACCGGGTAAAGGTTCAGATTTCAGCTTCAAACTTCCGCGTGTAAAACCGCAGGAAGGGCACGCTTAA
- a CDS encoding aminopeptidase — protein sequence MLRWFLRMVKWFVLTLLVVVAVLCVVYRDLVGYGLRQAKGQLNIVWNARPVAEYLADTTFPDSLKQKLLLIAEARQFAIDSLGLNDTKNYTTLYDQQGKEIMWVVTASEAFQLKPKEWEFPVLGAVPYKGFFEMERALAEKQKLEAEGWDVNVRNPGGWSTLGWFTDPILSNMLSRSEGDLVSLIIHEMAHATIFVKDSVDFNENLASFIGDRGAEWFLISKYGKNSEPYLQFVQEDKEFAHYVDHILRGCDYLDSVYVAMTDKTLDEKRTLKEAAIRKIMDAVDTLSFEALVRPTDKHKVIPNNAFFMSFRRYQSKQDVFWHEWKHDFQRDLKAYIRVLADRHPFL from the coding sequence ATGCTGAGGTGGTTTTTAAGAATGGTGAAGTGGTTTGTGCTCACCCTATTGGTGGTGGTGGCCGTGTTGTGCGTGGTCTATCGCGACCTGGTGGGGTATGGCTTACGCCAAGCAAAAGGTCAACTTAATATTGTCTGGAATGCACGACCGGTAGCGGAGTACCTCGCGGATACAACCTTTCCCGATTCCCTCAAGCAAAAGCTGTTGTTAATCGCTGAAGCGCGTCAGTTTGCCATTGATTCACTCGGATTGAACGACACAAAAAACTATACCACCCTGTACGACCAACAGGGTAAGGAAATCATGTGGGTGGTTACGGCCAGTGAAGCTTTTCAGCTTAAGCCTAAAGAATGGGAGTTTCCCGTCCTGGGTGCAGTTCCGTACAAGGGTTTTTTTGAGATGGAGCGTGCACTTGCCGAAAAACAAAAACTGGAGGCTGAAGGCTGGGATGTTAACGTTCGTAATCCGGGTGGCTGGTCAACCTTAGGTTGGTTTACCGATCCCATCTTGAGCAATATGCTTTCGCGATCGGAGGGTGACCTGGTGAGTTTGATTATTCATGAGATGGCGCATGCAACCATCTTTGTAAAGGACAGCGTTGACTTCAACGAAAACCTGGCTTCGTTCATTGGCGATCGGGGAGCAGAGTGGTTTTTGATTTCAAAGTATGGGAAAAACAGCGAGCCTTATCTTCAGTTTGTTCAGGAAGACAAGGAGTTTGCTCACTATGTTGATCATATCCTGCGTGGATGTGATTACCTCGACAGCGTTTATGTCGCTATGACCGATAAAACCCTTGATGAAAAGCGCACCTTAAAGGAGGCCGCTATTCGTAAAATCATGGATGCCGTTGACACCTTGTCGTTCGAGGCGCTGGTTCGCCCCACAGATAAGCACAAGGTTATACCCAACAATGCGTTCTTCATGTCGTTCAGAAGGTACCAGTCAAAACAAGATGTTTTTTGGCATGAATGGAAGCACGATTTCCAGAGAGATTTGAAGGCATATATACGGGTTTTGGCCGATCGTCATCCCTTCTTGTAG